The following proteins are encoded in a genomic region of Cryptomeria japonica chromosome 11, Sugi_1.0, whole genome shotgun sequence:
- the LOC131860088 gene encoding uncharacterized protein LOC131860088 — protein MAPFELVYGIGAQVSLPLELSAAKLQSVIEDQFFKNSLEKRVMYLHKLENERNRLVDHITEHQMNVKRIFDRKARPRNFLKNDEVLLWDKRKEPKGTHGKFESLWKGPFFISEVVGPNTFCLKYPDGTILPFTYNGQDLKLVKF, from the coding sequence atgGCTCCGTTTGAATTAGTATATGGGATTGGAGCTCAAGTATCTTTACCCCTGGAGTTATCGGCAGCTAAATTGCAATCGGTCATCGAAGATCAATTCTTtaaaaattcattggaaaagagaGTCATGTACCTGCACAAGCTGGAAAATGAGAGGAACAGATTAGTTGATCACATCACGGAACACCAGATGAATGTAAAGCGCATTTTTGATAGGAAAGCTCGACCAAGAAATTTCCTTAAGAATGATGAAGTGCTCCTGTGGGATAAGAGGAAAGAACCGAAAGGAACACACGGAAAATTTGAATCTCTTTGGAAAGGTCCGTTCTTTATTTCAGAAGTGGTTGGTCCTAACACTTTCTGTTTGAAATACCCAGATGGAACAATTCTGCCTTTTACATATAACGGGCAGGATTTGAAGCTGGTCAAATTCTAA